One part of the Truepera radiovictrix DSM 17093 genome encodes these proteins:
- a CDS encoding SDR family oxidoreductase: protein MRVLFLGGTGVISSACSQLAAERGVELYVLNRGRTARPVPEGATLLQGDVRDPASVEAALGGLGFRVFDAVVNWIAFTPEHLEADLALFRDRTRQYVFISSASAYQTPPQRLPITESTPLRNPYWRYAQGKIACEERLTQAYRDEGFPMTIVRPSHTYDRTLLPFDGGYTVLDRMRRGAKVIVHGDGTSLWTLTHHRDFALGFVGLLGNPQALGEAFHITSDEVLTWNQIVDLVARAAGTEARVVHLPSELIAAFDAEWGAGLLGDKAHSMVFDNTKIKRAVPEYRATVPFARGAEEIIAWFDADPARGRVDARMDALMDRMIGAYEGAFPHP from the coding sequence GTGAGGGTTCTGTTCCTCGGCGGTACCGGCGTCATCAGCTCGGCTTGTTCGCAGCTCGCCGCCGAGCGCGGCGTCGAGCTCTACGTGCTGAACCGCGGCCGGACGGCGCGGCCCGTCCCAGAGGGCGCGACGCTGCTGCAAGGCGACGTTCGCGACCCGGCCTCCGTCGAGGCGGCGCTCGGCGGCTTGGGGTTTCGGGTCTTCGACGCGGTGGTCAACTGGATCGCCTTTACCCCCGAACACCTCGAGGCCGACCTGGCGCTCTTTCGGGACCGCACCCGGCAGTACGTCTTTATCAGCTCGGCCTCGGCGTACCAGACGCCGCCGCAGCGCCTGCCAATCACCGAGTCGACCCCGCTCCGCAACCCCTACTGGCGCTACGCGCAGGGCAAGATCGCCTGCGAGGAACGTCTCACACAGGCCTACCGCGACGAGGGCTTCCCCATGACCATCGTCCGGCCGTCGCACACCTACGACCGGACGCTCCTACCCTTCGACGGCGGCTACACCGTTCTCGACCGGATGCGCCGCGGCGCGAAGGTGATCGTCCACGGCGACGGCACCTCCCTCTGGACGCTGACCCACCACCGCGACTTCGCGCTCGGCTTCGTCGGGCTCCTCGGCAACCCACAGGCGCTCGGCGAGGCGTTTCACATCACCTCGGACGAGGTCCTCACCTGGAACCAGATCGTTGACCTCGTGGCGCGCGCGGCGGGGACCGAGGCGCGGGTCGTGCACCTGCCCTCGGAGCTGATCGCCGCTTTTGACGCCGAGTGGGGTGCCGGGCTCCTGGGGGACAAAGCGCACAGCATGGTCTTCGACAACACCAAGATCAAGCGCGCCGTGCCCGAGTACCGGGCGACGGTGCCGTTTGCCAGGGGCGCCGAGGAGATCATCGCCTGGTTTGACGCCGACCCCGCGCGGGGGCGCGTCGATGCGCGCATGGACGCCCTTATGGACCGTATGATTGGGGCTTATGAAGGGGCCTTCCCGCACCCTTGA
- the chvE gene encoding multiple monosaccharide ABC transporter substrate-binding protein, with the protein MRARRSVLVAFVGLWLGAAAAQETGYVGIAMPTQSSSRWISDGQSMVAFFEEKGYRTDLQYAEDNIPNQLAQIENMIVKGVDVLVIAAIDGTTLSDALAQAADQGIRVIAYDRLIRDSPNVDYYATFDNFQVGVLQGTYIVEALGLESGEGPFNIELFGGSPDDNNAYFFYDGAMSVLQPYIDNGQLVVRSGQMGMNQVSTLRWSGSAAQARMDNLLSAFYTDARVDAVLSPYDGLSIGIISSLKGVGYGSDDLPMPIITGQDAEIPSVKAILAGEQSSTVFKDTRELARVTTEMVDALLAGEEVPVNDTETYDNGVKVVPSYLLEPVIVDASNWEAVLVESGYYTRDQLE; encoded by the coding sequence ATGAGGGCACGTCGGTCGGTTTTGGTCGCGTTCGTAGGGCTCTGGCTAGGTGCGGCGGCGGCACAAGAGACGGGTTACGTGGGGATTGCGATGCCGACGCAGTCCTCCTCGAGGTGGATCTCCGACGGGCAGAGCATGGTGGCGTTCTTTGAGGAGAAAGGTTACCGCACCGATCTGCAGTACGCCGAGGACAACATCCCCAACCAACTCGCGCAGATCGAGAACATGATCGTCAAGGGCGTGGACGTGCTCGTGATCGCCGCGATCGACGGCACGACGCTCTCGGACGCGCTCGCGCAGGCGGCCGACCAGGGCATCCGCGTGATCGCCTACGACCGCCTCATCCGCGACTCGCCCAACGTCGACTACTACGCCACTTTCGACAACTTCCAGGTCGGCGTGCTGCAGGGGACCTATATCGTGGAGGCGCTCGGGCTCGAGAGCGGCGAAGGACCCTTTAACATCGAGCTCTTCGGCGGCTCACCGGACGACAACAACGCCTACTTCTTCTACGACGGCGCCATGTCGGTGCTGCAACCCTACATCGACAACGGGCAGCTCGTGGTGCGGAGCGGCCAGATGGGCATGAACCAGGTCTCGACGCTGCGCTGGAGCGGCTCGGCCGCGCAAGCCCGGATGGACAACCTGCTGAGCGCCTTCTACACCGACGCGCGCGTCGACGCGGTGCTCTCCCCCTACGACGGCCTCAGCATCGGGATCATCTCCTCGCTTAAGGGCGTCGGCTACGGTTCGGACGACCTGCCCATGCCCATCATCACCGGGCAAGACGCTGAGATCCCGTCCGTCAAGGCGATTTTAGCGGGCGAGCAGTCCTCGACGGTGTTTAAAGACACCCGCGAGCTCGCTCGGGTCACGACCGAGATGGTCGACGCGCTGCTGGCCGGCGAAGAGGTGCCGGTCAACGACACCGAGACCTACGACAACGGCGTCAAGGTGGTGCCCTCGTACCTGCTCGAGCCCGTCATCGTCGACGCCTCGAACTGGGAAGCGGTGCTCGTCGAGAGCGGCTACTACACGCGCGACCAGCTCGAGTA
- a CDS encoding HAD-IIA family hydrolase, translating to MTISGIILDMDGVLWHGETPLPGLQELFRTLWALQLPFVLATNNATKTPAQYEAKLQRFGVTVAPEQILTSPGAAVGYLRERFPAGTPVYAVGERGLHEALLEAGFDVVGPDEVRAGASPPVVVGGLTTHNLSYELLATASLLVRGGAAFVATNGDRTYPSERGPLPGAGAVLSVITQATGTPPTVVGKPHRALFDEALRRLRVPPERALMVGDRLDTDVVGAQAAGLKTALVLTGITRHEDLARSEVQPDFVLADLDALTAWLTAQLTPRAAGELA from the coding sequence ATGACCATCTCAGGGATCATCCTGGACATGGACGGGGTGCTCTGGCACGGCGAGACGCCCCTGCCCGGACTTCAGGAGCTGTTTCGCACGCTCTGGGCGCTGCAGCTGCCCTTCGTGCTGGCGACCAACAACGCCACCAAAACGCCCGCGCAGTACGAAGCGAAGCTGCAGCGCTTCGGCGTGACGGTGGCGCCCGAGCAGATCCTCACCTCGCCGGGCGCCGCCGTCGGGTACTTGCGGGAGCGCTTCCCCGCGGGCACCCCCGTCTACGCCGTCGGCGAGCGGGGGCTTCACGAAGCGCTCCTAGAGGCGGGTTTTGACGTCGTCGGGCCCGACGAGGTGCGCGCCGGCGCCTCGCCGCCGGTAGTCGTCGGGGGGCTCACCACGCACAACCTCTCCTACGAGCTGCTCGCGACCGCCAGCTTGCTCGTCCGGGGGGGGGCGGCCTTCGTCGCCACCAACGGCGACCGCACCTACCCGTCCGAACGGGGGCCGCTGCCGGGGGCGGGGGCCGTCTTGAGCGTTATCACGCAGGCGACGGGCACGCCGCCCACGGTGGTCGGCAAACCCCACCGGGCGCTGTTCGACGAGGCGCTGCGCCGCCTCCGCGTCCCCCCCGAGCGGGCGCTGATGGTCGGCGACCGCCTGGACACCGACGTCGTCGGGGCGCAGGCGGCGGGGCTCAAGACCGCGCTCGTGCTCACCGGGATCACCCGCCACGAGGACTTAGCGCGCTCCGAGGTGCAACCGGACTTCGTGCTAGCGGACCTAGACGCGCTCACCGCGTGGCTGACGGCGCAGCTTACGCCCCGTGCGGCAGGGGAGCTAGCGTGA